The Dermacentor albipictus isolate Rhodes 1998 colony chromosome 2, USDA_Dalb.pri_finalv2, whole genome shotgun sequence genome has a segment encoding these proteins:
- the LOC135897461 gene encoding neprilysin-1-like isoform X1: MHKDDKTSEVSKSRRGGKRKKSRSDSHHKAADEAEHTDSEQTQDRTLDRSSPTRHGTRKVKRAQDRPQQEVKPVIQANAAVHRPGAPVPKGAVTSTTRPAVGSRPTKDAAPEESRSKTGTIVAQGGVRAAPSTPAPKQDVTVEIQHAAAAAAQQSEKGDLWTLAALFLSVTFAVVIVFFVVQSNLSIELCTTAPCDSFAKLLDASVNGSMNPCDSFGRYVCDGWRSKHSVSLRESVFRTAIEATVAAVEGVAIPDTHQNAGEQTAAFFRSCYESLVKADGGSAADEVALVRSYLAEAGVVWPWIPSRPDVLETSLFLDFELGWPAILNFKVRGSSGNSSTVILEPSAWFTRVIPLIDSRTTNDVERKGYFDALVQHYGGGGNVTYSHILDAELLMKKRLMDALALRNWATLKTNHMYPGVSAWVTALARHNVTGALRFVSTNAAFVSVFGELWEVYGDDMMHLYVSWCAVQYASIFTSRDALLATAAGGSRLASWTSSPYICLIFTYGVVGDAIFAPYSARVLKSGVRSDVAKLMFSVRKAFTVRFKDDPAFSADTTLLNEWVSIEGVFEAFDYRIKHDLHSPFLGYPDMTSSFVRNWRNVSRFGFQTEASVYVLRTIDAILNRELYTVKKNSQDFVLLPFALTSPMYDVETSVAIKYGTLGALLARASAEIALDYYGRQTATKHRLDESRECFDKDVRTMSIAPRVDVMLEAVAIEALLDAFQENSDKKHQDHEDVAGYSALETFFLSWCLMKCAAPPNERNADVDPCSAPLRHVRRFSETFRCKPETSLNPVHKCRVF; encoded by the exons ATGCACAAAGACGACAAGACCTCCGAGGTGTCCAAGTCGCGGAGGGGCGGCAAACGCAAGAAGTCCCGCAGCGACTCGCACCACAAGGCCGCCGACGAGGCCGAGCACACTGACTCCGAGCAGACGCAGGACCGGACGCTGGACAGGTCTAGCCCTACTCGACACGGTACGCGAAAGGTCAAGCGGGCTCAAGACAGACCGCAGCAGGAAGTCAAACCCGTCATCCAG GCAAACGCGGCCGTCCACCGACCAGGGGCCCCTGTCCCGAAAGGCGCTGTGACGTCAACAACCAGGCCGGCCGTCGGGTCTCGTCCAACAAAAGACGCAGCACCCGAAGAGTCGCGGTCGAAAACCGGAACGATTGTCGCCCAAGGCGGTGTTAGAGCCGCGCCAAGCACGCCTGCG ccgaAACAGGACGTGACCGTAGAGATTcagcacgccgccgccgccgccgcgcaacAGTCCGAGAAGGGCGACCTGTGGACCTTGGCCGCACTCTTCCTCTCCGTCACCTTTGCCGTCGTCATCGTGTTCTTCGTCGTCCAGTCGAACCTCAGCATTGAGCTGTGCACCACGGCGCCCTGCGATTCGTTCGCCAAGCTGCTCGACGCGTCCGTCAATGGTTCCATGAACCCGTGCGACAGCTTCGGCCGCTACGTGTGCGACGGATGGCGCAGCAAGCACTCGGTCTCACTGCGGGAGTCGGTGTTCCGCACGGCGATCGAGGCCACCGTCGCGGCGGTGGAAGGTGTCGCCATCCCGGACACGCACCAGAACGCGGGCGAGCAGACGGCGGCCTTCTTCCGGTCCTGCTACGAGTCGCTCGTCAAGGCGGACGGCGGGTCGGCCGCCGACGAGGTCGCGCTGGTCAGGTCGTACCTCGCCGAGGCCGGCGTCGTGTGGCCCTGGATTCCGTCGCGGCCGGACGTGCTGGAGACGAGCCTGTTCCTCGACTTCGAACTGGGGTGGCCCGCGATCCTTAACTTCAAGGTCAGGGGCTCCTCGGGGAATTCAAGTACTGTGATCCTCGAGCCTTCGGCCTGGTTCACGCGAGTGATCCCGCTGATTGATTCGAGAACCACGAACGACGTGGAGCGCAAGGGGTACTTCGACGCTCTCGTCCAGCACTACGGCGGCGGCGGGAACGTCACCTACAGCCACATCCTGGATGCCGAGCTTCTTATGAAGAAGCGGCTGATGGACGCCCTTGCGTTACGAAACTGGGCCACGCTGAAAACCAACCACATGTATCCGGGCGTGAGCGCGTGGGTAACTGCGCTGGCTAGACACAACGTCACCGGGGCACTCCGCTTCGTCTCGACCAACGCGGCGTTCGTCAGCGTGTTCGGCGAGCTCTGGGAAGTGTACGGTGACGACATGATGCACTTGTACGTCTCCTGGTGCGCCGTGCAGTATGCCTCGATTTTCACCAGCCGCGACGCGCTGCTTGCCACCGCCGCAGGTGGGTCCCGCCTCGCGAGCTGGACGTCTTCGCCGTACATCTGTCTCATATTCACCTACGGTGTGGTGGGAGACGCCATATTCGCGCCTTACAGCGCCCGCGTCCTCAAGTCGGGCGTGCGCTCGGACGTGGCCAAGCTGATGTTCTCCGTGCGCAAAGCGTTCACGGTGCGCTTCAAAGACGACCCTGCGTTCTCCGCTGACACGACCTTGCTCAACGAGTGGGTCTCCATAGAGGGCGTGTTCGAAGCGTTCGACTACCGGATAAAGCACGATCTTCACTCTCCGTTCCTGGGCTATCCGGACATGACGTCGTCGTTTGTGCGCAACTGGAGGAACGTGTCGCGGTTTGGGTTTCAGACGGAGGCGAGCGTCTACGTCCTGCGCACGATCGACGCCATCCTCAACAGAGAACTGTACACGGTCAAGAAGAACTCGCAGGACTTCGTGCTGCTGCCCTTCGCGCTGACGTCCCCGATGTACGATGTCGAGACGTCAGTCGCGATCAAGTACGGCACGCTGGGCGCGCTGCTGGCGCGCGCATCGGCCGAGATCGCCCTGGACTACTACGGCAGGCAGACGGCGACCAAGCATCGTCTGGACGAGTCTCGAGAATGCTTTGACAAGGACGTGCGGACGATGTCGATCGCGCCGCGGGTGGACGTCATGCTGGAGGCGGTCGCCATCGAAGCCTTGCTGGACGCCTTCCAGGAGAACTCGGATAAGAAGCATCAGGATCACGAGGACGTCGCCGGTTACTCGGCACTGGAGACCTTTTTCCTCTCCTGGTGCCTCATGAAATGCGCCGCGCCTCCCAACGAACGCAACGCGGACGTGGATCCTTGCTCCGCACCTTTGCGGCACGTTCGGAGGTTCTCGGAGACCTTCCGTTGCAAGCCGGAGACGTCACTAAATCCCGTGCACAAGTGCCGAGTTTTCTGA
- the LOC135897461 gene encoding neprilysin-1-like isoform X2 has product MHKDDKTSEVSKSRRGGKRKKSRSDSHHKAADEAEHTDSEQTQDRTLDRSSPTRHGTRKVKRAQDRPQQEVKPVIQPKQDVTVEIQHAAAAAAQQSEKGDLWTLAALFLSVTFAVVIVFFVVQSNLSIELCTTAPCDSFAKLLDASVNGSMNPCDSFGRYVCDGWRSKHSVSLRESVFRTAIEATVAAVEGVAIPDTHQNAGEQTAAFFRSCYESLVKADGGSAADEVALVRSYLAEAGVVWPWIPSRPDVLETSLFLDFELGWPAILNFKVRGSSGNSSTVILEPSAWFTRVIPLIDSRTTNDVERKGYFDALVQHYGGGGNVTYSHILDAELLMKKRLMDALALRNWATLKTNHMYPGVSAWVTALARHNVTGALRFVSTNAAFVSVFGELWEVYGDDMMHLYVSWCAVQYASIFTSRDALLATAAGGSRLASWTSSPYICLIFTYGVVGDAIFAPYSARVLKSGVRSDVAKLMFSVRKAFTVRFKDDPAFSADTTLLNEWVSIEGVFEAFDYRIKHDLHSPFLGYPDMTSSFVRNWRNVSRFGFQTEASVYVLRTIDAILNRELYTVKKNSQDFVLLPFALTSPMYDVETSVAIKYGTLGALLARASAEIALDYYGRQTATKHRLDESRECFDKDVRTMSIAPRVDVMLEAVAIEALLDAFQENSDKKHQDHEDVAGYSALETFFLSWCLMKCAAPPNERNADVDPCSAPLRHVRRFSETFRCKPETSLNPVHKCRVF; this is encoded by the exons ATGCACAAAGACGACAAGACCTCCGAGGTGTCCAAGTCGCGGAGGGGCGGCAAACGCAAGAAGTCCCGCAGCGACTCGCACCACAAGGCCGCCGACGAGGCCGAGCACACTGACTCCGAGCAGACGCAGGACCGGACGCTGGACAGGTCTAGCCCTACTCGACACGGTACGCGAAAGGTCAAGCGGGCTCAAGACAGACCGCAGCAGGAAGTCAAACCCGTCATCCAG ccgaAACAGGACGTGACCGTAGAGATTcagcacgccgccgccgccgccgcgcaacAGTCCGAGAAGGGCGACCTGTGGACCTTGGCCGCACTCTTCCTCTCCGTCACCTTTGCCGTCGTCATCGTGTTCTTCGTCGTCCAGTCGAACCTCAGCATTGAGCTGTGCACCACGGCGCCCTGCGATTCGTTCGCCAAGCTGCTCGACGCGTCCGTCAATGGTTCCATGAACCCGTGCGACAGCTTCGGCCGCTACGTGTGCGACGGATGGCGCAGCAAGCACTCGGTCTCACTGCGGGAGTCGGTGTTCCGCACGGCGATCGAGGCCACCGTCGCGGCGGTGGAAGGTGTCGCCATCCCGGACACGCACCAGAACGCGGGCGAGCAGACGGCGGCCTTCTTCCGGTCCTGCTACGAGTCGCTCGTCAAGGCGGACGGCGGGTCGGCCGCCGACGAGGTCGCGCTGGTCAGGTCGTACCTCGCCGAGGCCGGCGTCGTGTGGCCCTGGATTCCGTCGCGGCCGGACGTGCTGGAGACGAGCCTGTTCCTCGACTTCGAACTGGGGTGGCCCGCGATCCTTAACTTCAAGGTCAGGGGCTCCTCGGGGAATTCAAGTACTGTGATCCTCGAGCCTTCGGCCTGGTTCACGCGAGTGATCCCGCTGATTGATTCGAGAACCACGAACGACGTGGAGCGCAAGGGGTACTTCGACGCTCTCGTCCAGCACTACGGCGGCGGCGGGAACGTCACCTACAGCCACATCCTGGATGCCGAGCTTCTTATGAAGAAGCGGCTGATGGACGCCCTTGCGTTACGAAACTGGGCCACGCTGAAAACCAACCACATGTATCCGGGCGTGAGCGCGTGGGTAACTGCGCTGGCTAGACACAACGTCACCGGGGCACTCCGCTTCGTCTCGACCAACGCGGCGTTCGTCAGCGTGTTCGGCGAGCTCTGGGAAGTGTACGGTGACGACATGATGCACTTGTACGTCTCCTGGTGCGCCGTGCAGTATGCCTCGATTTTCACCAGCCGCGACGCGCTGCTTGCCACCGCCGCAGGTGGGTCCCGCCTCGCGAGCTGGACGTCTTCGCCGTACATCTGTCTCATATTCACCTACGGTGTGGTGGGAGACGCCATATTCGCGCCTTACAGCGCCCGCGTCCTCAAGTCGGGCGTGCGCTCGGACGTGGCCAAGCTGATGTTCTCCGTGCGCAAAGCGTTCACGGTGCGCTTCAAAGACGACCCTGCGTTCTCCGCTGACACGACCTTGCTCAACGAGTGGGTCTCCATAGAGGGCGTGTTCGAAGCGTTCGACTACCGGATAAAGCACGATCTTCACTCTCCGTTCCTGGGCTATCCGGACATGACGTCGTCGTTTGTGCGCAACTGGAGGAACGTGTCGCGGTTTGGGTTTCAGACGGAGGCGAGCGTCTACGTCCTGCGCACGATCGACGCCATCCTCAACAGAGAACTGTACACGGTCAAGAAGAACTCGCAGGACTTCGTGCTGCTGCCCTTCGCGCTGACGTCCCCGATGTACGATGTCGAGACGTCAGTCGCGATCAAGTACGGCACGCTGGGCGCGCTGCTGGCGCGCGCATCGGCCGAGATCGCCCTGGACTACTACGGCAGGCAGACGGCGACCAAGCATCGTCTGGACGAGTCTCGAGAATGCTTTGACAAGGACGTGCGGACGATGTCGATCGCGCCGCGGGTGGACGTCATGCTGGAGGCGGTCGCCATCGAAGCCTTGCTGGACGCCTTCCAGGAGAACTCGGATAAGAAGCATCAGGATCACGAGGACGTCGCCGGTTACTCGGCACTGGAGACCTTTTTCCTCTCCTGGTGCCTCATGAAATGCGCCGCGCCTCCCAACGAACGCAACGCGGACGTGGATCCTTGCTCCGCACCTTTGCGGCACGTTCGGAGGTTCTCGGAGACCTTCCGTTGCAAGCCGGAGACGTCACTAAATCCCGTGCACAAGTGCCGAGTTTTCTGA
- the LOC139046753 gene encoding neprilysin-1-like encodes MHKDDKTSEVSKSRRSGKRKKSRSDSHHKAADEAEHTDSEQTQDRTLDRSSPARRGTRKVKRAEDRPQQEVKPVIQANAVVHRPGAPVPEGAVTSTTRPPVGSRPSKAAALEESRSKTGTIVTQGGVRAAPSTPAPKQDVTVEIQHAAAAAARQSEKGDLWTLAALFLSVTFAVVIVFFVVQSNLSIELCTTAPCDSFAKLLDASVNGSMNPCDSFGRYVCDGWRSKHSVSLRESVFRTAIEATVAAVEGVAIPDTHQNAGEQTAAFFRSCYESLVKADAGSAADEVALVRAYLAEAGVVWPWIPSRPDVLETSLFLAFELGWPAILDIKVRGSSANSSAVILEPSAWFTRLIPLIDSSTTNEVQRKGYFDALVQHYGGVGNVTYSDIQDAELVMKKPLRDALALRNWTTLETNHMYPDVSAWATALARHNVTGALRFLSSNAAFVSAFGELWQEYGDDRMHLYVSWCAVQYASIFTSRDTLLATAAGGSRLPSWTSSPSICFTFTYGVVGDAIFAPYSARVLKSGVRSDVAKLMFSVRKAFTVRFKDDPAFSADTTLLNEWASIEGVFEAFDYRIKHDLHSPFLGYPDMTSSFVRNWRSVSRLGFQTEASVYVLRTIDAILNRELYTVKKSSQDFVLLPFALTSPMYDVETSVAIKYGTLGALLARASAEIALDYYGRQAATKHRLDESRECFAKDVRTMSIAPRVDVMLEAVAIEALLDAFQENSDKKHQDHEDVAGYSALETFFLSWCLMKCAAPPNERNADVDPCSAPLRHVRRFSETFRCKPETSLNPAHKCRVF; translated from the exons ATGCACAAAGATGACAAGACCTCCGAGGTGTCCAAGTCGCGGAGGAGCGGCAAACGCAAGAAGTCCCGCAGCGACTCACACCACAAGGCCGCCGACGAGGCCGAGCACACTGACTCCGAGCAGACGCAGGACCGGACGCTGGACAGGTCTAGCCCTGCTCGACGCGGTACGCGAAAGGTCAAGCGGGCTGAAGATAGACCGCAGCAGGAAGTCAAGCCCGTCATCCAG GCAAACGCGGTCGTCCACCGACCAGGGGCCCCAGTCCCGGAAGGAGCTGTGACGTCAACAACGAGGCCGCCCGTCGGGTCTCGTCCATCAAAAGCCGCAGCACTGGAAGAGTCGCGGTCGAAAACCGGAACGATTGTCACCCAAGGCGGTGTTAGAGCCGCGCCAAGCACGCCTGCG CCGAAACAGGACGTGACCGTAGAGATCCAGCACGCCGCCGCGGCCGCCGCGCGACAGTCCGAGAAGGGCGACCTGTGGACCTTGGCCGCACTCTTCCTCTCCGTCACCTTTGCCGTCGTCATCGTGTTCTTCGTCGTCCAGTCGAACCTCAGCATTGAGCTGTGCACCACGGCGCCCTGCGATTCGTTCGCCAAGCTGCTCGACGCGTCCGTCAATGGTTCCATGAACCCGTGCGACAGCTTCGGCCGCTACGTGTGCGACGGATGGCGCAGCAAGCACTCGGTCTCACTGCGGGAGTCGGTGTTCCGCACGGCGATCGAGGCCACCGTCGCGGCGGTGGAAGGTGTCGCCATCCCGGACACGCACCAGAACGCGGGCGAGCAGACGGCGGCCTTTTTCCGGTCCTGCTACGAGTCGCTCGTCAAGGCGGACGCCGGGTCGGCCGCCGACGAGGTCGCGCTGGTCAGGGCGTACCTCGCCGAGGCCGGCGTCGTGTGGCCCTGGATTCCGTCGCGGCCGGACGTGCTGGAGACGAGCCTGTTCCTCGCCTTCGAACTGGGGTGGCCCGCGATCCTTGACATCAAGGTCAGGGGCTCCTCGGCGAACTCAAGCGCCGTGATCCTCGAGCCTTCGGCCTGGTTCACGCGACTGATCCCCCTGATTGATTCGAGTACCACGAACGAGGTGCAGCGGAAGGGGTACTTCGACGCTCTCGTCCAGCACTACGGCGGCGTCGGGAACGTCACCTACAGCGACATCCAGGATGCCGAGCTTGTTATGAAGAAGCCGCTGAGGGACGCCCTGGCGTTGCGAAACTGGACCACGCTGGAAACGAACCACATGTATCCGGACGTTAGCGCATGGGCCACTGCGCTGGCTAGACACAACGTCACCGGGGCACTCCGCTTCCTGTCGAGTAACGCGGCGTTCGTCAGCGCGTTCGGCGAGCTCTGGCAAGAGTACGGTGACGACAGGATGCACTTGTACGTCTCCTGGTGCGCCGTGCAGTATGCCTCGATTTTCACCAGCCGAGACACGCTGCTTGCCACCGCCGCAGGCGGGTCCCGCCTCCCGAGCTGGACGTCTTCGCCGTCCATCTGTTTCACGTTCACCTACGGTGTGGTGGGAGACGCCATATTCGCGCCTTACAGCGCCCGCGTCCTCAAGTCGGGCGTGCGCTCGGACGTGGCCAAGCTGATGTTCTCCGTGCGCAAAGCGTTCACGGTGCGCTTCAAAGACGACCCGGCGTTCTCCGCTGACACGACCTTGCTCAACGAGTGGGCCTCCATAGAGGGCGTGTTCGAAGCGTTCGACTACCGGATAAAGCACGATCTGCATTCTCCGTTCCTGGGCTATCCGGACATGACGTCGTCGTTTGTGCGCAACTGGAGGAGCGTGTCGCGGTTGGGGTTTCAGACGGAGGCCAGCGTCTACGTCCTGCGCACGATCGACGCCATCCTGAACAGAGAACTGTACACGGTCAAGAAGAGCTCGCAGGACTTCGTGCTGCTGCCCTTCGCGCTGACGTCCCCGATGTACGACGTCGAGACGTCAGTCGCGATCAAGTACGGCACGCTGGGCGCGCTGCTGGCGCGCGCATCGGCCGAGATCGCCCTGGACTACTACGGCAGGCAGGCGGCGACCAAGCATCGTCTGGACGAGTCTCGAGAATGCTTTGCCAAGGACGTCCGGACGATGTCGATCGCGCCGCGGGTGGACGTCATGCTGGAGGCGGTCGCCATCGAAGCCTTGCTGGACGCCTTCCAGGAGAACTCGGATAAGAAGCATCAGGATCACGAGGACGTCGCCGGTTACTCGGCACTGGAGACCTTTTTCCTCTCCTGGTGCCTCATGAAATGCGCCGCGCCTCCCAACGAGCGCAACGCGGACGTGGATCCTTGCTCCGCACCTTTGCGGCACGTTCGGAGGTTCTCGGAGACCTTCCGTTGCAAGCCGGAGACATCGCTAAACCCCGCGCACAAGTGCCGGGTTTTCTAA